The Pungitius pungitius chromosome 4, fPunPun2.1, whole genome shotgun sequence nucleotide sequence TCTTGGACGGAGGTTCACACACACGCTAAGCTTTTTAAATGAGCATCTACATCCCAGTTGGGCTTATTTTAGCTGTTTGTTTACACTGTTTTGAGGTTTTGATCTGTTGCTTTCCTCAGATTAGCACCATAGAACTactaaagagaagaaaaggtcaCTCTGAGAACCAGGCCTGTGCCGCCATCTAGGGGTGAAACGCTTCTCCTTCACACAAGTTTTAGTGTTGCTCTTAAAGTGTGAATATAAACACTAACTGCATCCACTTTTTTGGGCTAGAGAGTGTGACAGAAGGTAGAGCTCAGGTACTAGTCTTCCATCAGTATTTGCCATCAAACTATGCCAACGTGTTTTGCCAATTGCTGTCACCATGATAAGATGTGTTGAAATAAGGGTGGATTATTTCCAAAtaatattttctcattcaactACAAGAGAAACAATTGCCTTTTGGTTTTCCTTAAGTTgacatgtgtgtttttaggtCTTCACATTTATGTGAACAGAAGTCCGTTATAAGTGTGGAGGTGTGCATGAAGtagacttttttttaagaagttATGATTTCAAGAGACCAGCTTCATCAGGGCTGTGAAACAGTCACTGCCGTAGCAGCAGATCGACGCGTCAAATTGTTTATCCTTGTAACTATAAGTTCGAAACACGTTGGTGGAATGAAATATCCAACGTGACTTTCTGGCTGTCAAAGTTGTGCACAAACTTTTTCTCGGTCGAGACGGCACGACGGTGTGAAAGCTTTTTCCAGTTGATTGTTGTCAACATAATTATCAGACTTTGTCTCCGGTTCAGGAGATAGAACGCGTCTCTctgtattcatttcattaatATGATACATTGGGTATCTTTCTGTTTGTCAGATGTGTGGTCAACTGTTTCAAGTCATGCAGATCATTCTTATACaataagttttgttttttgccagCAAGACGACAGGTATTTACAGAATGTTATGTTTTGTCACAGAAGCACATCGTACATTGTTTTCTTCAAGAAACGTTGTCAATAAAGCATGTTGTTTTTAACAGCCTTGTGAAAGACGTACCCCTGTTCTAACGTCTAACAGCGTAAGTGTGTTTCATTGTCAGAAACAGATATTTGAATGCTGCTTAGCGTTTTGTGTTAGAATGAGTGACATAAATTATATTTCTGAAAAAAGTATGAATGTAAAATTACAGATAAATATACAACTGAATCCAATGTTATTCCATCGACAAAAATGTTaataacttgtgtttttatttacgcaacgtgtatttaaaaacactattctgtgtgtgtgtgtgtgtgtgtgagagagagagagagaaatgtaagCTTGGGAACAGTTGTCCCTTATCAGGTTGCATTCCATCTgcatatcatcatcatcatcggctcCGCTAGTGCTGCTTTGTTTATGGGTATGTTCAGGGTGATATCCACCAGCACCCACCCTCAAATGATCAAGGGTTTTCTAAAAGTTTGATTGTGTCAAAAGGGTAACAATCAAGACATTAGATGGACGATGACAACTGGTGGCTGATGACGTTTGGAATAGCCACGTTAATACTGAAGACTTGGGCTTCAATAAAGATGGAGGCAGTCTCAAGCAGTGGGGACGATGCTCGATTCTTACCCTCCTCCCATGGGCGTCGGTTGGGATGTCAACAAGATCCAGCACCAGCTGATGGGCTTTGCCCTCCAGTCCAGCTGAACGCATTAGCATCTCTTCCCATTACCACTCCACACCCTGCCATCCAGATTTTGGGCTTTGGGACCGTGGGGATTGCCTTTTTAGGAGACACCTGATCGCAGCAGAGATCCTTGCTACCAGACACAAAGAAGCTGTGGCTGACAACCTGAtgctttcgtgtgtgtgtgtgtgtgtgtgtgtacgcccGCCCTCTGGTAGTCTGTGTACGCATGCAGCACAACTGATGGGAAGTGAGACGAGAGCTCTGAGGGCGGGCGAGCTTGTGATGTAGCGGAGAACGAGGTCTTTACTAGCTCCCTGTCAACTAGAAAGATTCAAATTGCGACCACTGGTCAAGCTGTTTGAAGTCCGTTGAGTGTGTTGAGGCGACAAAGTGAAGCTGAAAGCAGTGATTTGAGCCTGCCAGGAGCCaatccaaatccaaaaaggAGAAGATATTATTTCAGCTGGTTGATCCAACCTGAGCGGAGCCCAGTGTCATGGAGAAATTCAAGGCGGCCATGGTGCTTGGTGGCGTTGGTGATGCCCTGGGCTACCGGAAGGGACATTGGGAAGGCTGCACCTCCGGCAAGAAGATCCAAGACGAACTGGCCTCTCTGGGGGGACTCGAGGCACAGAAACTGGACCCTGATAACTGGCCCTTGAGTGATGCAACGCTGATGCACATCACCACAGCAGAAGCACTGGTAACAGGTACGTTTAAGTAATGATGATTACcaaagagggacacacacactcattgtaGTTTTACTTCCAGCTAACTTCACGCAGTCaagtaaaaaacatttcactctttatgtttttaatacaatacaaacacaacatCGGAACAGTCGCCGTGTGAGAGGACCAGAATAGCTGCTGCTATAAAGTCAAAGCAAACTCCTAATCACTAACTGGCAAACCTGTCTTTGAATGATAACCCGCTGATATATCATTAACTGTTACGGCCAAATGGTCATCAAAGACAAAATGTCCATAAAGCCTATGCCTATCACGGAAATGTCACATCGAGTCTCTTTATGGCGGCCAGGAGTTGCTAGGAAAGAAAAGTCCAAAATAGACTACTTATGAAAAGCTGAGCCTCAGCGCTGCGTTAACTGAACAATAGCAGGTCAGACTCCTGCATAATCTACCGGTATCATGTTTGGCTGCAGATGCGGTTCAAAGCCAAAGGCAGCAGCACTAAAACGGTGGTGACATCCGTTGAGATTAGGAGGCCCTATTTAGAAGCCATCCAGCATGCCtgcacacatactcacacatacATCTCATGGAGTGGAATGACTGCTGTGAATGTCAGTGTTTGCTTTGCCAATCTACAGAATGACAGTGTGGAAAAGAAAATTCTTATCACATGCAGAGAACAAAGAACTTCAATTGGACCGGAGACAAGAAGACaagaatttgtgtttttttgcaacaaCCTCTTTACACGCATTGATTGAAGAATGTGACATCAATGCGCCCTCAGCTGCTTTGTGACCAAATCTGAACCACAGTGTAGTTAAGAGTGTGAAAGTACCCATCTTTCATCAAAATCCTTGATCACTAAATTAGAGGTGACGGTTGTTTGTCCACGTGGGCTCTCTACACAAACTAAACTCTCGGCTGTGGGGTCTGCTCCTGGATCCGAGTTGACCTCATGGTGTGAGGAAGTGACGCTGGCATGCTGGTCCTAATCTGTGGCGTGGCCGGCTAAGGCTAAATTTAGTCCACCGCAGCACCACTCATCTCTCTTTGCATGCAGATTGTGAAAGActctcagtctgtgtgtgtgtgtgtgtgtgtgtgtgtgtgtgtgtgtgtgtgtgtttccagattACTGGTGTCTGGAGGACCTGTACCGGGAACTGGTGCGCGTCTATGTTGAAGCCATCGTGTCTCTCCAGGGCAGAGCTCCTGATCCTGCCACAGTGGAGAACTGTGTTCACCTCAAACCCCACAACTTCCTCCTCGCCTGGCATACACCCTtcaatgaaaaaggtcattgtaGATTTGATATATaatgcatatttatatatacataaatattatatatagttTCCCCTAAGTTCATGAAAATGTGTGCAGGGTCTGGCTTTGGGGCAGCTGCCAAGGCCATGTGTGTGGGCATGAGATACTGGCAACCGGAGCGAATAGACAACCTGGTGGAGGTCAGCATTGAGATCGGCAGAATGACCCACAACCATCCCACAGGTGACAACGTTGGCAGTCTTTAACCTACTCACACAAATCTCATCAAACTGCAGGCTGATTATTATCCTGCTGATAAACTGTTAAGCATCTCTAATTGAATTCTACATGCAGTAACAACCTTATTGCTTAATTGGTGAGTTTGACATGTCATTCGACACACGTGGTCAGCAGTGTCACTCTTGGCTTTAGGGTTTCTGGGCTCCATGACGACGGCGCTGTTTGCATCCTATGCGATCCAGGGGAAAGCTGTTGTGACTTGGGGCCGCGAGCTCATGAAGGTCATCCCTCGGGCTCAGGAGTATTGCAGGAAGACGATACGGCACATGTCAGGTTAGACTGTGTTTCTGTCATTTTACAAAGAAATATACAGCATGAGTTTGTCATAACTGTTTTCTGAGTTGGCTTTGTCGGTCTAAGAACAAAGGACCATCAGATGCACTGCAAAATATTACCACGTATATCTGTATGACAACTCAAAATATATCATAACCATATATAC carries:
- the adprhl1 gene encoding inactive ADP-ribosyltransferase arh2; protein product: MEKFKAAMVLGGVGDALGYRKGHWEGCTSGKKIQDELASLGGLEAQKLDPDNWPLSDATLMHITTAEALVTDYWCLEDLYRELVRVYVEAIVSLQGRAPDPATVENCVHLKPHNFLLAWHTPFNEKGSGFGAAAKAMCVGMRYWQPERIDNLVEVSIEIGRMTHNHPTGFLGSMTTALFASYAIQGKAVVTWGRELMKVIPRAQEYCRKTIRHMSEYQENWFYFEAKWQFYLEEKEIEKEGRNKPLFPDRYDAEETDKIYKRWSSEGRAGRRGHDAPMIAYDALLAAGSDWAELCKRAMFHGGESEATGLIAGCLFGLMNGLHQVPQGLYQDLDKRERLEELGEKLYKAASAEKCMDK